In one window of Dokdonia sp. PRO95 DNA:
- a CDS encoding YciI-like protein — protein MKYYILTYTFVENYLEKRTPYRKDHFEVAKTAVAAGSLLLGGATEGPGETGVLIFQVKDKSQVETFAAQDPYVKNGIVSSWEIKEWNVVLGSMLEV, from the coding sequence ATGAAATATTATATCCTTACATATACTTTTGTAGAAAATTATTTAGAGAAAAGAACGCCCTATCGCAAAGATCATTTTGAGGTTGCAAAAACAGCTGTAGCTGCGGGCAGTCTTCTACTAGGTGGTGCTACAGAAGGTCCTGGTGAAACAGGTGTGTTAATCTTTCAAGTAAAAGACAAATCGCAAGTTGAGACATTTGCGGCACAAGACCCTTATGTGAAAAACGGTATTGTTTCTTCTTGGGAAATTAAAGAGTGGAATGTGGTTTTAGGAAGTATGCTGGAGGTGTAA